A section of the Malania oleifera isolate guangnan ecotype guangnan chromosome 2, ASM2987363v1, whole genome shotgun sequence genome encodes:
- the LOC131148632 gene encoding uncharacterized protein LOC131148632: MGRGRGKGKKLTVSNPEDPGSGEEEKIPAQKRRGRPQKPLKDEIDEEEAEKLEEENSEIAKAGISSKETKSLAAAENGKKRKRQSQAKEKTDSVKEENGNGTRSSTDDSNKTNGFRHNGSRRKSKPRRAAEAGVKC, translated from the coding sequence ATGGGTAGAGGTAGAGGTAAAGGGAAGAAGTTAACTGTCTCCAATCCTGAGGATCCTGGCAGTGGTGAGGAAGAAAAAATTCCAGCTCAAAAGAGAAGGGGGAGGCCGCAGAAGCCCCTAAAGGATGAGATtgatgaagaagaagctgaaaaATTAGAAGAGGAAAACAGTGAGATTGCAAAAGCTGGTATATCGAGCAAAGAGACAAAAAGTTTGGCTGCAGCAGAAAATGGAAAGAAAAGGAAGCGGCAGTCACAGGCAAAAGAGAAAACTGATTCAGTCAAAGAGGAGAATGGAAATGGAACCAGATCAAGCACTGATGACTCAAATAAGACCAATGGATTTCGTCATAATGGGAGCAGGCGCAAAAGCAAGCCACGTCGAGCTGCTGAAGCAGGTGTTAAGTGTTAA